TGAAGGTGTCCCGGAGGAACATGAATATTCAGTATGTCGTGGACAGAATTGTTAGGGAAGAAAAGGTCAACTTTCCGTGCCATTTTAAAGATTGAATCCGGTGCGCTCATATTTTGTACTTTAACTAAAACATGCTCATTCACGAAGTGTAGAAtttagaaaatatatattaaaatttgCCATGAcgtttaaaaagaagaagaaaaaaaaaccccccAGCCGAGCAAATGATACATGCATCTGAAGGATATTTACGTTTGCATAAAATTCTAATTTCTATGCTTATACCCTTGTCTCCTAGGCGGGCACCTTCTCGTCCGACTTAAAGAACCGGATCAGAACAAACCTGGACCGCAAGGCGGCCGCCAACATGGACCTGTCTAATCTGCCCATCAACCGGGCCACCGTCATCCTCAACTCCATCGGCAGCCTGAGTAAGATGAAGGGCAGCGCCTGGACCTTTAAGAGGAGCCACAGCCACGAGGGCACCGCCTCGGACCCCGGCTCCTCCTCCTCGCCTCCTCTGACTGTGGGCTTAACCTCTCTGCTCCCGCCCTCCACGCCGccatccttctcctcttccgCAGCCTCAGTGCCTTCGACAAAGTTCCACCAGCCGACGTCGAGGAGCCGGAGGAAGTCGGCGCACACGGTGCTCCTCGAGGACGACAGCTCGGACGAACCCAGAAGTCGAGCAGGTGAGGCCCAGCGTAAGACTTACTGAGCTTTCTGCAAACATTGCAGGCGGCAGATTTTTATAAggaaatttgtttttttgttttttttacactaaaCCAAGCTAGTTATCGAAGGTGTTTTTATTCAGACCGAGAAACTCTCTGAAGCAAACATCTTGACGTGGCAAATGTTGACATCAAGTCAAAAGTTCTGGTTAGCTACTTGGCAGTTCAGACACATATCTGCTCCTAAACATGTGCTGGAAAAGTTAATTTAATTGGAAACTGGTCGTGAGTTGTATgttgacttttcatgacttttcactGGAAACTGGTGTCTATCAGCGCTCCTGTTACAATATTCCTCTTTTGATGCTGTTCAGCTCCGGCAGGAGTTGTTGAAGATGGACAGAGGTCGAGGGGGAAGAAGAGGCGGCGGCTCTACAAATCCGAGTCAGAGAGTGTcagccccccccctcctctgccGCTGCAGCCCAAGAGCCACAATGACATCCGGCGGCCGCTGGAGGCCAAGCCCTTCCCCGTCGGCATCAGGACCATCGGCAGCTTCCACGGCGCCATGACCAACAGCAGACTCAACACCCACCTCCTCCAGGCGTCGCTCGCCAACCCCGCGGTCCGCAAACAGGAAGTGCAGACGATGCACCGGGTCCAGGCGGCGGTGCACACCAACATCACAGCTTTCCGCCAACAGAAACCCGCCCACAGTTCTCCGACGGCGCAGAGAGGCAGGCGGAGGGCTCACAGCTCTCCGGTTTTCTCCCCTCTGGTCGTCGGGGGGGAGAACTACAGTCTGGCCTCGCCTTCAGTCAGGATCCGcacagaggagagaggcagGGTGCAGTTCAACAGATTTCACCATCCAACAAGGTGAGATGTTTATGTGGGTTTGCAGAAATCTGTCCACCAACCAAGGGAACCCTTTTTGACTGTAAAATGGATAAAATATCTTCTTTCTTTGTCCTACCCCCACTAGGAGTCActaaagtcattttttaaacctTACACCAAAGGAGCTCTACATTTTCAGGAAGCTTTCATGATGAGTTATGCTAATAAGTGAAAGCTACAGGTGTCAAATCTATCTATTAATCTGTCTATTAATAGTTAGGTAAATTGTGAACTAATGATTGATATACCAGAATGTAACAGGACACAAAGTAAGCCATtcgatttttttaaattttgttcACATTTTATAGTCCAATGAAATACAAAGGAGCAAAAAGTGTTGTATCAAACAAAGACCCTTTAATCTATTTATACAAGTTAATCTGTGGCAAATGTGATGAACgtaaacatgttaaaaacatCCTTAAACACAAGCTTGTCTCTTCCTTTTTTGCTGACCCCAcggccctcctcctcctcttcttcattctttccgtctttcttttttcttatctCCTCGCAGTAAGCGACGAGGCCGCCCCAGGAAACACCCGCTGCCTCCCCGGCCTTCCCTGCCCTCGCCatcctcctcgtcttcctcctccacctcctccgcctcctcctcctccggctCGTCGTCGTCATCCTCCTCtgatgacgacgacgacgagGAGGAGGACGGGGCGGCGGGCGGGGCGGTGGAGCCGTGCGCGGCGCCCCACTGCCGGCTGCCCCAGCAGGACACGGTGCAGTGGATCCAGTGCGACGTGTGCGACGCCTGGTACCACTTAGACTGTCTGCACGTTGACCGCAAGAAGCTCCTGAAGGACCCCAACGCCGACTTTCACTGCGGATGTTGCTGAGATGAGAGAGAACCAAGTTTGTGACAAGGAAACGTAATGCTTTCAAGACTTTCAAGTTCCCACAATTCCCCCCTTAAATGTTTATTTCCTTCAGCCACACTCGTGCAAAATCAACGGACCTTTTTCTGCGAAGATgctacttcttcttcttcttctaatgGCCACGGAGCTGCTCTACTCCTCCCCCCCCTCTGTCAGCAGCTAGCGAAGGCAGGAAAAgaatttcccttttttaaacatCCTAATCTTCCCAACAGTCACACCGCTGCTTCGTAAACCGCTCGCCCACTCCTGTTTCACGGCTCCGGCTTTTGGGAGAAGGAGGCGAACCTGTAATGAAATGTGTCTCCGGTTGGGTTTTGTTTATGACTGAGACTGCCTGGAGAGGTGCGGCCAGGGCGGGAAAACGGGGTGATGAAATGTTTACGAGTACGCTCCCCATGGTGGCTGTCGCGGACCACGGGGCAGGCAACATTCAGGAAGATTTAATGAAATGGCTCAGTTTGGGCTGCCACAGTACGAGTCTATACTGGGCAATTAAACTTTCTCGGATGTCTCGGTGCAGCCACCGTCACTCTTTGAGCCACTGGGCCAATTTGTCGGGGCAGAATAGGACCTTCAGTGAACCTTATGTGGTTTGCATGGCCGACAGAGCCTCAACACCCTTCCTCTCAACATAAGACGGCGCCGGGCTGGTGTTTTCTCACCTCGAAATTGAATGAATTGTTTCAGCGCGGCATTCCTGTGTGGCAGCAGCTGTCTAGGAGTGGGCGTGTGATGTTCCAAGACAATTGAACGGCAGGAAATGTGTCACCAGGCTTCCATTGTGGCTGCTGATGAGAGGTGCTTGAGGGATGATAATCTGATGTGTGCAGTGGGACAGTTGTGATGAGACGTCTGAGTGCAGGCTGACAgcgtggctgctgctgctgctttgagAGGACTCATTACCAGTGAAATGTCATGAAATATCATCCGCTGATGTAACAGGATAAACCGAATTCAGAAAATCATCGTCTCTGTGGGTTAAGTAGCAGATGCTTTTAAGATCTTATCCTTATCTCCGGTCTCTTCACACTACTGAACTCATGGGCCAAAGTGGATACTTTTGTCCTGGCTCAACTGTTCTTCAGTACAGAAAAGTTGATGTACACATATCTTTGCTCAGCTGCTTGAGTTGGAGTCAAATCAAAGTATAGAACTCCAAATTCTACTCTTAAGCACCTTTTCTATTATTTAATTCTACATTTTGACTTTGGTGTGCTCACCAGGACAAAACTGTCTCTTTAAAAAGTCTGTGAGCAGTATACCACTTGTATAACTTGTATACTAGTTCTGATTCAGAGCTATTCAGATAGTGGTAGTGTTAAGAAAGGCTTTTTGCTTTGATCATACCATTTTGGCAGTCCTGCAGTTTTTTGACGTGGGAGAAAAAGTAGAAAACTTGATTCTTGAGcaataaaataagagaaaaaaaacccttaTGTATTTTAAAGGCATAATTAAGACTAATGATGGGTTACAGCACAGTCGAAGCTGATTTTTCTCCATCTTTGGCTACCCTGAAGCCTGATTACCGTGACTCTCGTGCCACTTCCCTGCCGTCTGCTCAGCAGGACAGAGCCTGGAAGGAGCTGTGCGACGACGTCACAAAGCAAGCAGAGAGTTGAGCAAAACAATATCTGATACCTGGTTTGGGATCGGTTCATTTTCCAATTCAGTGGATTCATTTGAAAAtccaaaaattaaataaatttaaaaaaagtggtgTTTTGTGAGATCCATACACTTGtgtttaatggaaacaataaaTGTAGTCTTACTCGTTTCACTTAAAATACCTTCATCGACACTGTGGTTTCGACAACATATTACTATGAAAATAACcaacactttttttaataatgtgagGTTACATCACCTCACTGCAGTATACAATATCAAAAATgtgtgatatgtatatatatatatatatatatatatatatatatatatatatatatatatatatatatatatatatatatatatatatatatatacatacatacacatacactgtGTGTATATAACTTAACATAATAGCCTCATACTGTAATACAGATTTGAAGGGCCTGTT
Above is a window of Sander vitreus isolate 19-12246 chromosome 14, sanVit1, whole genome shotgun sequence DNA encoding:
- the tcf19l gene encoding uncharacterized protein tcf19l; the encoded protein is MLSGVQPCFQLLRIGSSASDSARDLYTFRPVQSQSVFRLGRAAELCDVTLDSSSVSRIHAELHAEREAGDGDAAPQEEGWSVHIKDRSSHGTWVNEVRLQPGIQWELSDGDTLTFGGQSAPGSPEFYFLFQKVKVRPLDFDAITIPKAGTFSSDLKNRIRTNLDRKAAANMDLSNLPINRATVILNSIGSLSKMKGSAWTFKRSHSHEGTASDPGSSSSPPLTVGLTSLLPPSTPPSFSSSAASVPSTKFHQPTSRSRRKSAHTVLLEDDSSDEPRSRAAPAGVVEDGQRSRGKKRRRLYKSESESVSPPPPLPLQPKSHNDIRRPLEAKPFPVGIRTIGSFHGAMTNSRLNTHLLQASLANPAVRKQEVQTMHRVQAAVHTNITAFRQQKPAHSSPTAQRGRRRAHSSPVFSPLVVGGENYSLASPSVRIRTEERGRVQFNRFHHPTSKRRGRPRKHPLPPRPSLPSPSSSSSSSTSSASSSSGSSSSSSSDDDDDEEEDGAAGGAVEPCAAPHCRLPQQDTVQWIQCDVCDAWYHLDCLHVDRKKLLKDPNADFHCGCC